DNA from Fusobacterium perfoetens:
AGACCAACTTCTGAACAATTAGCAGATATCGCTACTTCAGCAGCTGAAACAGCTGAAACAATCGCAGGTATCAACCCTAGAGTAGCACTTTTAACATTCTCAACTAAAGGATCTGCAAACCATGAGTGTGTAGACTTAGTTAAAAATGCAGGAGCTATCTTAAGAGAAAGAAAAGTTGGATTCAGATTTGACGATGAATTACAAGCTGACGCAGCTATAGTTAAATCAATAGGAGAAATCAAAGCTCCATTATCTGACGTATCTGGAAACGCTAACGTATTAATATTCCCAACTCTAGCAGCTGGAAATATCGGATACAAATTAGTTCAAAGATTAGCAGGAGCTAATGCTTACGGACCAATCATTCAAGGTCTAGCTTCACCTATCAATGACTTATCAAGAGGATGTTCTGCAGAAGACATCGTAGTATTAACAGCTGTAACTTCAGCTCAAGCTTGTGCTATGTGTGGAGTAGAATAATCAATTAACTTAATAAAAGATAAAAAAAGATAAGAAATCCATAAAAAAATATTATTGAGGAGTGTATTAATGAAAGTATTAGTAATAAACTGTGGAAGTTCATCATTAAAATATCAATTATTAAATCCTGAAAATGGAGAAGTTTTTGCAAAAGGATTATGTGAAAGAATAGGTATCGAAGGTTCTAGAATGGAATATGAAGTACCAGCTAAAGATTTCGAAAAAGAATTCTTAAGTCCAATGCCTACACATAAAGAAGCATTAACTTTACTTATAAACACTTTAACTGACAAAGAAATCGGAGTTGTAGCATCAGTTGACGAAGTTGACGCTATCGGACACAGAGTTGTTCACGGTGGAGAAGAATTCGCTAAATCTGTTTTATTAACTCCAGAAGTATTAAAAGGAATAGAAGCAAACAATGAGTTAGCACCACTTCACAACCCAGCTAACTTAATGGGAATTGAAACTTGTATGGAACTTATGCCAGGAAAACCTAACGTTGGTGTATTCGACACAGCTTTCCACCAAACAATGCCAGCAAAAGCATTTATGTACGCATTACCATATGAGGATTATAAAGAATTAAAAGTAAGAAAATATGGATTCCACGGAACATCTCACAAATTTGTTTCTGAAGAATGTATAAAAGCATTAGGAAATCCAGAACATTCAAAAATAATCGTTTGCCACTTAGGAAATGGAGCATCTATATCAGCTGTTAAAGATGGAAAATGTATAGATACGTCTATGGGACTTACTCCATTACAAGGTGTAATGATGGGAACTAGATGTGGAGACATCGACCCAGCAGCAGTTCTATTCATCAAAGGAAAAAGAAACCTTTCTGATAAAGAAATGGATGCAAGATTAAATAAACAATCAGGAATTTTAGGAGTTTATGGAAAATCTTCTGACTGCAGAGACATGGAAAATGGAGTTGCTGAAGGAGACGAAAGAGCAATACTTGCAGAACAAATGTTCATCTATAAAATTAGAGCTTATGTAGGAAACTATGCTGCTCAATTAGGTGGATTAGATGCAATATGCTTCACTGGAGGAATCGGAGAAAATGCAGCAGGTGTAAGAGCTGGTGTAGTTGAAGGATTAGAATTCATGGGAGTTAAATTAAACCACGAAGTAAACTCAGTTAGAAAAAAAGGAACTGTTGATTTATCAGCAGCAGATTCTAAAGTTAAAATCTTCAAAATCCAAACAAATGAAGAATTAGCAATAGCAAGAGATACATTTGAAATAGTATCTAAATAATTAATTAGCCAAAAACAAAACACAAAATAGATCAAACTTAAAAAAGTCAAGGGAGGAAACAAAATGGCAAAAAAAATGCAAACTATGGATGGTAACCAAGCTGCGGCTTATGCATCATATGCGTTTACAGAAGTAGCAGGAATATACCCAATAACTCCATCATCACCAATGGCAGAATATACTGACGAATGGGCAGCAAAAGGAATGAAAAACATATTTGATGTACCAGTTAAATTAGTAGAAATGCAATCAGAAGCAGGAGCTGCTGGAACAGTTCACGGATCATTAGTAGCAGGGGCTTTAACTACTACTTATACTGCTTCTCAAGGGTTATTATTAAAAATACCTAACATGTACAAAATAGCAGGAGAATTATTACCAGGAGTTATTCACGTATCTGCTAGAGCACTATCAACTCACGCTCTATCAATCTTCGGTGACCACCAAGATATATATGCAGCTAGACAAACTGGATTTGCAATGTTCTGTACTAACTCTGTTCAAGAAGTTATGGACTTAGCAGGAGTTGCTCACTTATCAGCAATCAAATCTAGCGTACCTTTCATGCATTTCTTTGATGGATTCAGAACTTCTCATGAAATTCAAAAAGTTGAAGTTATGGATTATGAAGTATTCAAAAACTTAATCGATATGGAAGCTGTAGAAAAATTCAGAAAAAGAGCTTTAAACCCTGAATTCCCAGTTTCTAAAGGATCAGCTCAAAACGATGACATCTACTTCCAAGGAAGAGAAGCTCAAAATAAATTCTACGATGCAGTTCCAGATATCGTAAACCACTACATGGGAGAAATCTCAAAAGTAACTGGAAGAGACTACAAACCATTTAACTATGTAGGACATCCAGAAGCTGAAAGAGTAATCGTTGCAATGGGATCTGTTTGTGAAGCAGCAGAAGAAGTTGTTGATTACTTAGTAGCACAAGGAGAAAAAGTTGGTTTAGTAAAAGTTCACTTATACAGACCATTCTCTTCTAAATATTTCTTCGACGTATTCCCTAAAACAGCTAAAAAAGTTGCTGTATTAGACAGAACTAAAGAATCAGGATCAATCGGAGAACCATTATACTTAGACGTAAGAGCTCTATTCTACGGAATGGAAAACGCTCCAGTAATCGTTGGAGGAAGATACGGACTTTCTTCTAAAGACACTACTCCAGCTCAAATCTTCGCAGTATATGATGAATTAACAAAAGACGAACCTAAAAATGGATTCACAATTGGTATCGAAGATGACGTTACATTCACATCTTTACCATTAACTAACCATACAGTTGTTTCTCAACCAGGACTAAAAGGATGCTTATTCTTTGGATTAGGATCTGACGGTACAGTTGGAGCAAACAAAAACTCAATAAAAATCATCGGAGACAAAACAGACTTATATGCTCAAGCTTACTTCGCATATGACTCTAAAAAATCAGGAGGAGTTACTAGATCTCACTTAAGATTTGGTAAAGAACCAATCAAATCTACATATCTATTAAACGCTCCTTCATTCGTTGCATGTTCAGTACCAGCTTATGTTGGACAATATGACATGATCAACAACTTAAAAGATGGTGGAACATTCTTATTAAACTGCGTATGGGATAAAGATGAAGTATTAACTCACATCCCTAACGACTTCAAAAAATTATTAGCTGAGAAAAATGCTAAATTCTATATCATCAACGCAACTAAACTTGCTAAAGAAATCGGATTAGGAAACAGAACTAATACAATAATGCAATCTGCATTCTTCAAATTAGCTGACATTATCCCATTCGAAGAAGCTCAAGGATATATGAAAGATTATGCTAAAAAATCTTATGCTAAAAAAGGTGACGACATCGTTAAATTAAACTGGGACGCTATCGACGTTGGAGCTGACGGATTAGTTGAAATCGCTGTTGACCCAGCTTGGAAAGATTTAGCAGTTGAAGAAAAAGCATGTTCAGAAGAATGTTGTTCAGCTTGTGGATGTGGATGCGAAGATAAAACTAAAGCATATGCTGAAAAAATCTCTTATCCAGTTAACCACGTAAGAGGATATGACTTACCAGTTTCTGCATTTGAAGGATATGAAGACGGAACTATGGAAAACGGATTAGCAGCTTACGAAAAAAGAGGAGTTGCAGTAATGGTTCCAGAATGGCAAATGGCTAACTGTATCCAATGTGGACAATGTGCTTACGTATGTCCTCACGCAGCAATCAGACCATTCTTATTAGATGAAGCTGAAGTTGCAAATGCTCCAGAAATGGAATTAGCTAACCCTATCGGAAAAGGATTCGAAGGATTAAAATATAGAATGCAAGTATCAGTAATGGATTGTACTGGATGTGGATCTTGTGCTGAAGTTTGTCCAGCTAAAGAAAAAGCTCTAGTAATGGTACCTATCGATACAGCTAAAGAAAACAAAGAAGATGTAAAAGCTGAATATCTATACAGCAAAGTAACTTACAAAGATGGATTAGTTGCTAAAAACACAGTTAAAGGATCTCAATTTGCTCAACCATTATTCGAATTCAACGGAGCTTGTCCAGGATGTGGAGAAACTCCATACTTAAAAACAATAACTCAATTATTCGGAGAAAATATGATGGTAGCTAACGCAACTGGATGTTCATCAATTTACTCTGGATCATCTCCTTCAACTCCATACTGTAAAAACGCTGAAGGACACGGACCATCTTGGGGATCTTCATTATTTGAAGACAACGCTGAGTATGGAATGGGAATGCACGTTGCAGTAGAAGCTTTAAGAGATAGAATCCAAACTGAAATGGAAAAATCTATGGATAAAGTTGGAGAAGAAGTAGCTGCTCTATTCAAAAAATGGATAGAAAACAGAAATTCTTCTAAAGTAACTAGAGAAGTTAAAGACCAATTAGTTCCAATGTTAGAAGCTTGTGGATGTGATGTAGCAAAAGAAATCTTAGCTCTAAAACAATACCTAGTTAAAAAATCTCAATGGATAATCGGTGGAGACGGATGGGCTTATGACATCGGTTATGGAGGATTAGACCACGTATTAGCAACTAACGAAGACGTTAACGTAATCGTTCTAGATACAGAAGTTTACTCTAACACAGGAGGACAAGCTTCTAAATCAACTCCTACAGGAGCAATCGCTAAATTCGCTGCTGCTGGTAAAGCATTCAAGAAAAAAGACCTTGCTGCAATAGCTATGTCTTATGGACACATCTATGTAGCTCAAGTTTCTATGGGAGCTAACCAACAACAATACTTAAAAGCTATAGCTGAAGCTGAAGCTCACCAAGGACCTTCATTAATCATAGCTTATGCACCATGTATCAACCACGGAATCAGAAAAGGAATGAACAAATCTCAATTAGAGATGAAACTTGCTACTGAATGTGGATACTGGCCAATCTTCAGATACAACCCAGCATTAGAAGCAGAAGGTAAAAACCCATTAACAATAGACTGTAAAGAACCTAACTGGGATAAATATGAAGAATACTTATTAGGTGAAGTAAGATATGCTACACTTAAAAAAGCTAATCCAGCTCAAGCTGATGAATTATTCAGAAGAAACAAA
Protein-coding regions in this window:
- a CDS encoding acetate/propionate family kinase; this encodes MKVLVINCGSSSLKYQLLNPENGEVFAKGLCERIGIEGSRMEYEVPAKDFEKEFLSPMPTHKEALTLLINTLTDKEIGVVASVDEVDAIGHRVVHGGEEFAKSVLLTPEVLKGIEANNELAPLHNPANLMGIETCMELMPGKPNVGVFDTAFHQTMPAKAFMYALPYEDYKELKVRKYGFHGTSHKFVSEECIKALGNPEHSKIIVCHLGNGASISAVKDGKCIDTSMGLTPLQGVMMGTRCGDIDPAAVLFIKGKRNLSDKEMDARLNKQSGILGVYGKSSDCRDMENGVAEGDERAILAEQMFIYKIRAYVGNYAAQLGGLDAICFTGGIGENAAGVRAGVVEGLEFMGVKLNHEVNSVRKKGTVDLSAADSKVKIFKIQTNEELAIARDTFEIVSK
- the nifJ gene encoding pyruvate:ferredoxin (flavodoxin) oxidoreductase — protein: MAKKMQTMDGNQAAAYASYAFTEVAGIYPITPSSPMAEYTDEWAAKGMKNIFDVPVKLVEMQSEAGAAGTVHGSLVAGALTTTYTASQGLLLKIPNMYKIAGELLPGVIHVSARALSTHALSIFGDHQDIYAARQTGFAMFCTNSVQEVMDLAGVAHLSAIKSSVPFMHFFDGFRTSHEIQKVEVMDYEVFKNLIDMEAVEKFRKRALNPEFPVSKGSAQNDDIYFQGREAQNKFYDAVPDIVNHYMGEISKVTGRDYKPFNYVGHPEAERVIVAMGSVCEAAEEVVDYLVAQGEKVGLVKVHLYRPFSSKYFFDVFPKTAKKVAVLDRTKESGSIGEPLYLDVRALFYGMENAPVIVGGRYGLSSKDTTPAQIFAVYDELTKDEPKNGFTIGIEDDVTFTSLPLTNHTVVSQPGLKGCLFFGLGSDGTVGANKNSIKIIGDKTDLYAQAYFAYDSKKSGGVTRSHLRFGKEPIKSTYLLNAPSFVACSVPAYVGQYDMINNLKDGGTFLLNCVWDKDEVLTHIPNDFKKLLAEKNAKFYIINATKLAKEIGLGNRTNTIMQSAFFKLADIIPFEEAQGYMKDYAKKSYAKKGDDIVKLNWDAIDVGADGLVEIAVDPAWKDLAVEEKACSEECCSACGCGCEDKTKAYAEKISYPVNHVRGYDLPVSAFEGYEDGTMENGLAAYEKRGVAVMVPEWQMANCIQCGQCAYVCPHAAIRPFLLDEAEVANAPEMELANPIGKGFEGLKYRMQVSVMDCTGCGSCAEVCPAKEKALVMVPIDTAKENKEDVKAEYLYSKVTYKDGLVAKNTVKGSQFAQPLFEFNGACPGCGETPYLKTITQLFGENMMVANATGCSSIYSGSSPSTPYCKNAEGHGPSWGSSLFEDNAEYGMGMHVAVEALRDRIQTEMEKSMDKVGEEVAALFKKWIENRNSSKVTREVKDQLVPMLEACGCDVAKEILALKQYLVKKSQWIIGGDGWAYDIGYGGLDHVLATNEDVNVIVLDTEVYSNTGGQASKSTPTGAIAKFAAAGKAFKKKDLAAIAMSYGHIYVAQVSMGANQQQYLKAIAEAEAHQGPSLIIAYAPCINHGIRKGMNKSQLEMKLATECGYWPIFRYNPALEAEGKNPLTIDCKEPNWDKYEEYLLGEVRYATLKKANPAQADELFRRNKADAQRRWKQYQRMLSMDFSK